One genomic window of Amphiura filiformis chromosome 3, Afil_fr2py, whole genome shotgun sequence includes the following:
- the LOC140148231 gene encoding uncharacterized protein, whose protein sequence is MNLGPVEAVLICAVFASFCNFVQNQTEETKPDEIDYSICEGEVQFCDNGGRCVPNKSKRGYSCDCPGKYVGDKCQQINHCYSLPCKNKGECIVRRSGFKCRCEKPFYGKTCELERVNNCNSLPCLNKGECISNNAGFNCKCLPAYTGKFCEQESSIEEKCRNITENLFPRCCNILNKCCIHEPRDFVCGTWDDGKNPVLYYNKCELKKARCLNPTQCILKREMSNCEGDEEHVYIMTRPTPCDRCPCDAMQIHNQTIEDLVQYHNVREKLGVNCTVGNCDNGAPPEVPFCLKEAVKRLEPKSIWDKL, encoded by the exons ATGAATTTGGGGCCAGTTGAGGCAGTTTTGATATGTGCTGTGTTTGCTAGTTtctgtaattttgtgcaaaatcaaACTGAGGAAACGAAACCTGATGAGATCGACTATTCAA TATGTGAAGGGGAGGTACAGTTTTGCGACAATGGAGGACGATGCGTACCGAACAAATCTAAGCGAGGATACAGTTGCGATTGTCCGGGGAAATATGTCGGCGACAAATGTCAACAAA TTAATCATTGCTATTCGCTACCTTGTAAAAACAAAGGCGAATGTATCGTAAGAAGATCCGGATTTAAATGCAGATGCGAAAAGCCATTTTATGGAAAAACTTGTGAGTTAGAAAGAG TGAATAATTGCAACTCATTGCCTTGTCTTAACAAAGGGGAATGTATAAGTAATAACGCTGGCTTCAACTGCAAATGTCTGCCTGCATACACAGGGAAATTCTGCGAACAAG AAAGTAGCATCGAGGAAAAGTGTCGGAATATTACAGAAAATCTTTTTCCCAGATGTTGTAATATTTTAAACAAGTGCTGTATACATGAGCCGAGAGACTTTGTATGTGGCACATGGGACGATGGCAAGAATCCAGTACTTTACTACAATAAGTGTGAATTAAAGAAGGCACGATGTCTGAATCCGACACAGTGTATTCTCAAAAGAGAAATGTCCAACTGTGAAGGAG ATGAAGAGCATGTGTACATAATGACAAGACCTACACCGTGTGACCGATGTCCATGTGATGCAATGCAGATACATAATCAGACTATAGAAGATCTTGTACAATACCATAATGTACGGGAAAAACTTGGTGTTAATTGCACGGTAGGAAATTGTGACAATGGCGCTCCGCCAGAAGTACCATTTTGTCTTAAAGAAGCTGTGAAAAGATTGGAACCTAAGTCAATTTGGGATAAGCTATAA